A part of Desulfotomaculum nigrificans DSM 574 genomic DNA contains:
- a CDS encoding DUF1015 domain-containing protein produces MVIKELGVQVPTVLLPQEGIDLTKWSVVACDQYTSEPAYWARVAQLVGDAPSTLHLIFPEVYLEQDDRAARIQKINNTMQEYLTAGMLVEYTGFILVDRQTSNAASRKGLVMALDLEQYDYHRGAQTLIRATEGTVLDRLPPRIKIREHAPIELPHIMVLIDDPDRTVIEPVAEQVGQLKKLYDFDLMLDGGHVKGYLVDQPAIIDGVLAALAKLADPTVFQAKYGVGPDKGVLLFAMGDGNHSLATAKAVWENLKKSLTPEELANHPARYALVEIVNVHDDGLTFEPIHRVVFNTEPRQLLDKMVQYFNQHNGQAYDQSVTDQEAFQQEADRLRKLGYHVIPYITARTAGAVVIKNPRHNLEAGSLQSCLNELATQEPGLKIDYIHGADVVRDLAAQDGTIGFYLPPMSKHDLFKTVILDGALPRKTFSMGEAQEKRFYLECRKIK; encoded by the coding sequence ATGGTAATAAAGGAGCTGGGGGTGCAAGTTCCTACGGTGCTTTTACCCCAGGAAGGCATTGATTTAACCAAATGGTCGGTGGTAGCCTGTGATCAATATACATCGGAGCCGGCTTATTGGGCCAGGGTGGCGCAGTTAGTAGGGGATGCCCCGTCTACCCTGCACTTGATTTTTCCGGAAGTATATCTGGAACAGGATGACCGGGCAGCCAGAATCCAAAAAATTAACAACACCATGCAGGAATACCTGACCGCCGGCATGCTGGTTGAATATACAGGCTTTATTCTAGTGGACCGGCAAACAAGTAATGCGGCGTCCCGCAAGGGGTTGGTGATGGCCCTGGACCTGGAGCAATATGATTACCATAGAGGTGCCCAAACCTTGATTAGGGCCACTGAAGGCACGGTTTTAGACCGCCTGCCCCCCCGCATTAAAATAAGGGAGCATGCGCCCATCGAATTACCGCACATCATGGTGCTGATTGATGATCCAGACCGGACTGTAATTGAGCCGGTGGCCGAACAAGTGGGTCAACTAAAAAAATTATATGATTTTGACCTGATGCTGGATGGTGGACATGTTAAAGGTTATCTGGTGGACCAGCCGGCCATCATTGACGGAGTTTTGGCAGCTTTGGCCAAACTGGCCGACCCAACCGTGTTTCAAGCTAAATACGGGGTGGGGCCGGACAAAGGGGTGTTGTTGTTTGCTATGGGTGACGGCAATCACTCCCTGGCCACGGCCAAAGCGGTGTGGGAGAATTTGAAAAAGTCCCTGACCCCGGAGGAGCTGGCTAACCACCCGGCCAGATATGCTCTGGTGGAAATTGTTAATGTGCATGACGATGGATTAACCTTCGAACCCATCCATCGTGTGGTTTTTAACACGGAACCCCGGCAGCTGCTGGATAAAATGGTGCAGTATTTTAATCAGCACAATGGTCAGGCCTATGATCAATCCGTCACCGATCAGGAGGCTTTTCAGCAGGAGGCAGACCGGCTGAGAAAACTGGGGTACCATGTTATTCCTTACATCACAGCCCGGACCGCAGGGGCGGTGGTAATAAAGAATCCCCGGCATAACCTGGAGGCCGGGTCCCTGCAATCCTGTTTAAATGAATTGGCCACCCAAGAACCGGGCCTTAAAATAGATTACATTCATGGTGCAGATGTGGTGCGAGACTTGGCCGCCCAGGACGGTACCATTGGTTTTTATTTGCCACCCATGAGTAAACATGATTTATTTAAAACTGTGATCCTGGACGGAGCCTTACCCCGCAAGACCTTTTCCATGGGGGAAGCCCAGGAAAAAAGATTTTATTTGGAATGCCGCAAAATTAAGTAA
- a CDS encoding amino acid permease — protein MQASNENLHRGLEERHIQLIALGGAIGVGLFLGSATAIKTAGPALMLTYFVGGLVMFAIMRALGEMAVSYPVAGSFSTYAYNFLGPLPGYITGWTYWFMWVVTCMAEITAVGIYMTFWFPNSPQWAWALAALVIMTLVNIINVKAYGEFEFWFALIKVVTIILMIIVGLGMIIFGIGNNGVPVGISNLWSHGGFFPKGAMGPVMALVMVAFAYLGIELIGVTAGEAKNPEKTLPAAIDKVFWRILIFYVGALFVIMSLFPWNEIGTKGSPFVIVFDKIGIPAAAGIINFVVLTAALSSCNSGIFSTGRMLYNLALQKKAPAVFAKLNKNSVPVNGIIVSAIFLSVGVVLNYIVPAKVFEYVTSVATIGAIWIWSVILLSQMAYRKSLSPQEVAKLKYPMVMFPIANYLSLVFLAAVVVMMAFSEGTRVALYVGPVWFGLVIASYYLFGFHKSDALAPSEARL, from the coding sequence ATGCAAGCATCTAACGAGAACCTGCACCGTGGACTGGAAGAAAGGCATATCCAACTTATCGCTCTGGGCGGTGCTATTGGTGTTGGCTTGTTCCTGGGATCCGCCACTGCCATTAAAACGGCCGGTCCTGCTCTTATGTTAACTTACTTTGTTGGTGGTTTAGTGATGTTTGCCATTATGCGAGCCCTGGGCGAAATGGCAGTATCCTATCCGGTGGCTGGTTCCTTCAGTACTTATGCCTATAACTTCTTAGGCCCCTTACCAGGATACATTACCGGTTGGACTTATTGGTTTATGTGGGTAGTTACTTGCATGGCTGAGATTACCGCAGTGGGTATCTACATGACCTTCTGGTTCCCCAATTCACCGCAGTGGGCCTGGGCGTTAGCCGCACTGGTGATTATGACCCTGGTGAACATAATTAACGTTAAAGCTTACGGTGAATTTGAGTTCTGGTTTGCCCTAATTAAAGTAGTTACCATTATATTAATGATTATTGTTGGTTTAGGTATGATTATCTTTGGTATCGGCAACAACGGCGTGCCGGTGGGTATCTCCAACCTGTGGAGCCACGGCGGTTTCTTCCCCAAAGGAGCTATGGGTCCGGTCATGGCTTTGGTAATGGTGGCCTTTGCTTATCTGGGTATTGAACTGATTGGTGTTACCGCCGGTGAGGCCAAGAACCCGGAGAAAACCCTCCCCGCTGCCATCGATAAAGTTTTCTGGCGGATCTTAATCTTCTATGTAGGTGCCTTATTTGTAATTATGTCCTTGTTCCCCTGGAACGAAATCGGTACCAAAGGCAGTCCCTTTGTCATTGTGTTTGACAAGATTGGTATTCCCGCTGCTGCCGGTATCATTAACTTTGTGGTACTAACGGCTGCCCTGTCCTCCTGCAACAGCGGCATCTTCAGTACCGGTCGCATGCTGTACAACCTGGCTCTGCAAAAGAAAGCTCCGGCTGTGTTTGCCAAGTTAAACAAAAACAGTGTGCCAGTAAACGGAATCATCGTCTCCGCCATTTTCCTGTCAGTGGGGGTGGTGCTGAACTATATTGTACCGGCTAAGGTATTTGAATATGTTACCAGTGTGGCCACCATCGGCGCCATCTGGATCTGGTCTGTCATCCTGTTATCCCAAATGGCTTACCGTAAATCCCTGTCACCCCAGGAAGTGGCTAAATTGAAATACCCGATGGTGATGTTCCCCATCGCCAACTACCTGTCCCTGGTCTTTCTGGCCGCCGTGGTGGTAATGATGGCCTTCAGTGAGGGCACCCGGGTGGCCCTGTATGTAGGACCGGTGTGGTTTGGTCTGGTAATCGCCAGTTACTACCTGTTCGGCTTCCACAAGTCAGATGCATTGGCACCATCTGAGGCCAGACTGTAA
- a CDS encoding DsbA family oxidoreductase gives MGKGIVERLAREYPLNITWVGYELRPERPVEGERLDKLYPDMDIKAVYNNFNKLRADYGVVFNPPKLMPNTRLALIATELAKDQGKFEEFHSAVFKAYFTDGRNIGDREVILALAAGVGLPPEQVAAAWEDEGYRHRIKKNRELGQTYQVAGIPTFIIAGQEKIVGAQSYDFFKRVLDKVKNS, from the coding sequence ATCGGCAAAGGTATTGTCGAAAGATTAGCCCGGGAATACCCACTTAATATTACCTGGGTAGGTTACGAATTACGTCCGGAACGTCCGGTGGAAGGTGAACGTCTGGACAAGCTTTACCCGGATATGGACATCAAGGCGGTTTACAACAACTTTAACAAATTAAGAGCAGACTACGGAGTAGTCTTTAATCCACCGAAACTAATGCCCAATACCCGCCTGGCCCTGATAGCCACGGAATTGGCTAAAGACCAGGGTAAATTTGAGGAGTTTCACAGCGCGGTATTTAAAGCCTATTTCACCGATGGCAGGAACATCGGGGACAGAGAGGTTATTCTGGCTCTGGCCGCCGGTGTGGGCCTGCCGCCGGAACAAGTGGCGGCAGCCTGGGAAGACGAAGGTTATCGCCACCGCATTAAGAAAAACAGGGAATTGGGGCAAACCTACCAGGTGGCCGGTATACCCACCTTTATTATCGCTGGTCAGGAAAAAATCGTAGGGGCCCAGTCCTATGATTTCTTTAAACGGGTCCTGGACAAGGTTAAAAACAGTTAG
- a CDS encoding MetQ/NlpA family ABC transporter substrate-binding protein, protein MKKKLVLVLACLLSLSLVIAGCGAKKEETAAKQDAAQGNKEKTLVVGATPVPHAEILKVVQPILAKEGIKLEIKEFQDYVQPNMALNDKSLDANYFQHLPYLEQFNKDKGTDLTYTAKIHFEPMGLYSKKIKSVSEFKAGDKIGIPNDPTNGGRALVVLEKAGLLKLKDGVGIKATVRDIVEKKVDVVELEAAQLPRSIDDLAGAVINGNFATQAGFTPSQALVAEDAKSEAADTYGNILAVRKGDENRDEIKKLTEALKSPEVKKFIEEKYKGAVIPLF, encoded by the coding sequence ATGAAAAAGAAACTTGTTTTGGTGCTGGCCTGTTTGTTGTCCTTATCCCTGGTAATCGCCGGATGCGGCGCTAAAAAGGAAGAAACTGCCGCTAAACAAGATGCTGCTCAGGGCAATAAAGAAAAGACCTTAGTAGTTGGTGCCACCCCGGTGCCCCATGCGGAAATTCTGAAGGTTGTTCAACCCATACTGGCAAAAGAAGGCATTAAGCTGGAAATCAAAGAATTCCAGGATTATGTGCAGCCCAACATGGCCTTGAACGACAAGTCTCTGGATGCCAACTACTTCCAACACCTACCCTACCTGGAGCAGTTCAACAAAGATAAAGGCACGGATTTAACTTACACCGCCAAAATCCACTTTGAGCCTATGGGTCTCTATTCCAAGAAGATTAAGTCTGTCAGCGAATTTAAAGCCGGTGACAAAATCGGTATCCCCAACGACCCCACCAACGGCGGTCGGGCCCTGGTTGTACTGGAAAAAGCGGGTCTGTTAAAGCTTAAAGATGGTGTTGGCATTAAGGCCACCGTACGTGATATCGTGGAGAAAAAAGTTGATGTGGTTGAACTGGAAGCAGCCCAACTGCCCCGGTCCATCGATGATTTGGCCGGTGCTGTAATTAACGGTAACTTTGCTACCCAGGCCGGGTTTACTCCCAGTCAGGCCCTGGTGGCTGAAGACGCTAAGTCCGAAGCTGCTGATACCTATGGCAACATCCTGGCTGTGCGTAAGGGCGACGAAAACCGCGATGAGATCAAGAAGCTGACCGAAGCTCTGAAATCTCCCGAGGTTAAGAAGTTCATTGAAGAAAAGTACAAAGGTGCCGTTATTCCTTTGTTCTAA
- a CDS encoding methionine ABC transporter ATP-binding protein yields the protein MIQIKELSKIYRSGAGEVKALDNISLHVKKGEIYGIIGFSGAGKSTLIRCINMLEKPTSGSIKVNGQEITTLDEQALRTARKKIGMIFQHFNLLSSRTVFGNVAFPLEISGVPKDQIKTKVNNLLELVGLADKAKAYPSQLSGGQKQRVGIARALANDPAVLLCDEATSALDPATTHSILELLKDINRQLDLTILMITHEMKVISEICDSVAVIEKGKIIEEGLVIDVFTQPKHPTTRRFVQTIINTDVPDNVLERVLEKGQGQIVRVSFIGDSTAEPVISTLVKHFNVDVNILYGSIDQIQDTPFGMLIIECLGSPANCQKAVDYLVKQGLRIEVLKHVS from the coding sequence GTGATTCAGATTAAGGAATTATCTAAGATATATCGCTCTGGGGCCGGGGAAGTGAAAGCTCTGGACAACATCAGCCTGCACGTCAAAAAGGGTGAAATATACGGCATCATTGGCTTCAGTGGAGCCGGTAAAAGTACCCTTATCCGCTGTATCAATATGCTGGAGAAACCCACCTCCGGCAGCATTAAGGTCAACGGTCAGGAAATTACCACCCTGGATGAACAGGCCCTGCGGACCGCGCGTAAAAAAATCGGCATGATTTTCCAGCATTTTAACCTGCTCTCCTCCCGTACCGTTTTTGGCAATGTGGCTTTCCCACTGGAGATCAGCGGCGTGCCCAAGGATCAGATTAAAACCAAGGTTAATAATCTGCTGGAACTGGTGGGCCTGGCCGATAAAGCAAAGGCCTATCCCTCCCAGCTATCCGGCGGTCAAAAACAGCGGGTGGGCATTGCCCGGGCCCTGGCCAATGACCCGGCAGTGCTATTGTGTGACGAGGCCACCTCGGCCTTAGACCCGGCCACCACCCACTCCATCCTGGAGCTTTTAAAGGATATTAACCGCCAGCTAGATCTGACCATTTTAATGATTACTCACGAAATGAAGGTTATTTCCGAGATCTGCGACTCGGTGGCCGTGATTGAAAAAGGGAAAATTATCGAAGAAGGTCTGGTAATTGACGTCTTTACCCAGCCTAAGCATCCCACCACCAGAAGATTTGTCCAGACCATCATTAATACCGATGTGCCGGACAACGTGCTGGAGCGGGTACTGGAGAAAGGTCAGGGACAAATAGTGCGGGTATCCTTTATTGGTGATTCCACCGCCGAACCGGTTATTTCCACCCTGGTTAAGCATTTTAACGTGGATGTGAATATTCTGTACGGCAGCATTGACCAAATTCAAGACACCCCCTTCGGCATGCTGATTATCGAATGCCTGGGTTCCCCGGCCAACTGTCAAAAGGCAGTGGATTATCTGGTGAAGCAGGGCTTAAGAATTGAGGTGTTAAAACATGTTAGCTGA
- the sigK gene encoding RNA polymerase sporulation sigma factor SigK: MSPGVLTLIALSLINGLIFLVSYLSSGRLPDPLSAEEEQELLSRLQQGDQLARSVLVERNLRLVATIANKHKDRGIDKQDLFQVGVIGLIKAVNTFNPARTNKFATYAGVCIENEMRMMLRKNKDEYRCLSLSEPLDYDKEGNPLELQDTLMADDVPVDEQVVHNLETERLGAAMQKLTPRERVVINLRFGLNGGRELTQREVGKQLNISRSFISRIESKSISKLGRELANL; encoded by the coding sequence GTGTCGCCAGGGGTATTAACTTTAATTGCTTTGTCTTTAATAAACGGGTTAATTTTTCTTGTTTCTTACCTATCCTCGGGGCGTTTACCGGATCCTTTATCGGCGGAGGAGGAGCAAGAGCTGCTCAGTAGATTACAGCAGGGTGATCAACTGGCCAGGTCTGTTCTGGTGGAAAGAAATCTGCGGTTGGTGGCCACCATCGCCAACAAGCATAAGGATAGAGGAATAGATAAACAGGATTTGTTTCAAGTTGGGGTGATCGGTTTAATTAAAGCAGTCAACACCTTTAACCCGGCCCGGACGAACAAATTTGCCACCTATGCGGGGGTATGTATTGAAAACGAGATGCGTATGATGTTGCGCAAGAATAAAGATGAATACCGCTGCCTCTCCCTATCGGAACCCCTGGATTACGATAAAGAGGGGAACCCGCTGGAACTACAGGATACCCTGATGGCCGATGATGTTCCGGTTGACGAACAGGTAGTGCACAACCTGGAAACCGAAAGACTGGGCGCTGCCATGCAAAAGCTAACCCCCAGGGAGCGGGTGGTGATTAATTTAAGGTTTGGGTTAAATGGTGGTCGGGAACTGACCCAGAGGGAGGTAGGGAAGCAACTTAATATTTCCCGGTCCTTTATCTCCCGGATTGAGAGCAAGTCCATATCTAAATTGGGGCGGGAGTTGGCCAATTTATAA
- a CDS encoding MarR family winged helix-turn-helix transcriptional regulator, giving the protein MEQADLVEYVKQLETAFSKTMRKIGPQLANLADGLTPPQFFVLGFLQSRQRTVTEIAEVMGVQPSAITAILDRMHKSGFISRERSATDRRVVEVYITDRGREVYKKSQARRLHVMTHYLGYLKQEELDQLLRIYEKLSRIIEEKPAPLIK; this is encoded by the coding sequence ATGGAGCAAGCAGATCTGGTTGAATACGTTAAGCAGCTGGAAACTGCTTTTAGCAAAACCATGCGTAAAATTGGACCGCAATTAGCTAACCTGGCCGATGGTTTAACGCCGCCGCAGTTTTTTGTGCTGGGTTTTTTACAGTCCCGCCAGCGCACAGTAACCGAAATAGCCGAAGTAATGGGTGTGCAGCCCAGTGCCATTACGGCCATTTTAGATCGCATGCATAAGAGCGGGTTTATTAGCCGGGAAAGAAGTGCCACTGACCGGCGGGTGGTGGAAGTATACATCACCGACCGCGGCAGGGAAGTATATAAAAAGTCCCAGGCCCGGCGCTTGCATGTGATGACCCATTATTTAGGGTACCTGAAGCAGGAGGAATTAGATCAGTTGCTCCGGATCTACGAAAAGTTGTCCCGCATTATCGAAGAAAAACCGGCCCCATTAATCAAATAG
- the ald gene encoding alanine dehydrogenase, protein MIIGVPKEIKPNENRVAITPAGVEAMVKAGHKVVIENNAGVGSGITNEDYTRAGAEILATPAEVFSAADMIMKVKEPLPAEYNLFKEGQVLFTYLHLAPEPELTQALLKKKVVGIAYETIQLPNGALPLLSPMSEVAGRMSIQIGAQFLEKHYGGQGILLGGVPGVPPAKVVIIGGGIVGTNAAKMAVGMGADVTILDLNASRLRYLDDIFGGRVKTVMSNSYNIAAAVKEADLLVGCVLIPGARAPKLVTEEMVKTMKPGSVIVDVAIDQGGSIETIDRVTTHAEPTFVKHGVIHYSVANMPGAVARTSTFALTNVTLPYALKLANKGYQQAIKEDLALAKGVNVIDGRVTYKSVAEGLGLPYTPLNQVIEVPVGFQG, encoded by the coding sequence TTGATTATAGGTGTGCCCAAGGAAATTAAACCTAATGAAAACCGGGTGGCAATTACCCCGGCCGGCGTGGAAGCCATGGTTAAAGCCGGCCATAAAGTTGTTATCGAAAACAACGCCGGTGTGGGCAGCGGTATTACCAACGAAGATTATACCAGAGCCGGGGCGGAAATTTTAGCCACCCCCGCTGAGGTATTCTCCGCTGCCGATATGATTATGAAAGTTAAGGAACCACTACCGGCCGAATACAACCTGTTTAAAGAGGGCCAGGTACTGTTCACCTATTTGCACCTGGCCCCGGAACCGGAATTAACCCAGGCCCTGCTGAAGAAAAAGGTGGTGGGGATCGCCTATGAAACCATTCAATTGCCCAACGGCGCACTACCCCTGCTCTCACCCATGAGTGAAGTGGCCGGCCGTATGTCCATCCAAATCGGGGCCCAGTTCCTGGAAAAGCATTATGGCGGCCAGGGGATACTGTTAGGCGGCGTGCCCGGGGTGCCGCCGGCCAAAGTGGTTATCATCGGCGGCGGTATTGTTGGCACCAATGCCGCCAAAATGGCCGTTGGTATGGGTGCTGATGTAACCATTTTAGACCTTAATGCCAGCCGCCTGCGCTATCTGGACGATATCTTCGGTGGCCGTGTCAAAACAGTTATGTCCAACAGCTACAACATTGCCGCTGCGGTTAAAGAGGCTGATCTACTGGTGGGCTGCGTACTAATCCCCGGCGCCCGGGCACCCAAGCTGGTGACCGAAGAAATGGTGAAGACCATGAAACCGGGTTCGGTAATTGTGGACGTGGCCATTGACCAGGGCGGTTCCATTGAAACCATTGACCGGGTAACCACCCATGCCGAACCCACCTTCGTTAAGCACGGTGTGATTCACTATAGCGTGGCCAACATGCCCGGTGCCGTAGCCCGCACATCTACCTTTGCCCTAACCAACGTAACTCTGCCCTATGCCCTAAAACTGGCCAACAAGGGCTACCAACAAGCCATCAAAGAGGACCTGGCCCTGGCTAAAGGTGTTAACGTCATTGACGGCAGAGTCACTTATAAGTCCGTAGCCGAAGGATTGGGACTGCCTTACACCCCGCTAAACCAAGTGATAGAAGTTCCCGTCGGCTTCCAGGGCTAA
- a CDS encoding superinfection immunity protein, with amino-acid sequence MKFLFFILLAAALYFLPTIIAYARRHNRRLLIAKINLTLGWTVIIWILLLIWVTRGRMEDLVWILLRRIRIR; translated from the coding sequence ATGAAGTTTTTGTTCTTTATTTTATTGGCGGCGGCTCTTTATTTTCTGCCCACCATCATCGCCTATGCCCGCCGGCATAATAGGAGGTTGTTAATCGCCAAAATTAACCTGACCCTGGGTTGGACCGTAATTATCTGGATTCTCCTTTTAATCTGGGTCACCAGGGGCCGGATGGAAGATTTGGTGTGGATTCTTCTAAGAAGGATAAGGATTAGGTAG
- a CDS encoding DUF47 domain-containing protein, producing MIFKKQDIFFSTFVAISNNLLKAAKEFKEEIHNPSPERTGFTNIQDYEKSGDRFTHTIIKELNKTFVTPLEREDIMNLAVKLDDILDGIEATLIRMDIYEFKDMNVFIKRNAEIILESVEEVGKSIEKLVSKRFLDIRPHAVKINGLENEADSLLNNSLRELVATCHDPITFIKYKEIYEMMEEITDACEDVADILESILMRNS from the coding sequence ATGATTTTCAAAAAACAAGATATCTTTTTCTCCACCTTTGTAGCCATATCCAACAATCTGTTAAAAGCGGCCAAGGAATTTAAAGAGGAGATCCATAATCCCAGCCCTGAGAGAACCGGCTTTACCAACATTCAGGACTATGAAAAGTCCGGTGACCGTTTCACCCACACCATTATTAAAGAGTTAAATAAAACCTTTGTTACTCCTCTGGAACGTGAAGACATTATGAACCTGGCGGTAAAATTGGACGATATTCTGGACGGTATTGAAGCCACTTTAATCCGTATGGATATCTACGAATTTAAAGATATGAATGTTTTCATCAAACGCAATGCTGAGATCATTCTGGAAAGTGTTGAAGAAGTGGGCAAGTCTATTGAGAAGCTGGTCTCTAAAAGATTTCTTGATATCAGGCCCCATGCTGTAAAAATCAACGGGCTGGAAAACGAGGCTGACTCCCTGTTGAACAACAGCCTGCGGGAACTGGTGGCCACTTGTCACGATCCCATCACCTTTATTAAGTACAAAGAAATTTATGAAATGATGGAAGAGATTACGGATGCTTGTGAGGATGTGGCTGATATTCTGGAGAGTATTTTAATGCGGAACTCCTAG
- a CDS encoding MDR family MFS transporter encodes MNTDSRRNILIVGLLLGMFFSSLDQTIVGTAMPRIIGELGGLNILTWVTTAYMLTSTTVVPIAGKLADLYGRRVLYVLGILIFMGGSALCGTSQNMTELILYRGLQGLGGGIMMPMAMTIVGDVFPPEKRGKWQGVMGALFGLSSIIGPSIGGWFVDYVTWRWVFYINLPVGLIAAVTIWIGLKGEKRLQDKVIIDYWGVLTLVVGVVSLLLGLSLGGKDYPWGSWQILGLLGTSLVFLVAFVLVERKAPEPILSLGLFKNRVFAITNIIGFLMGLGMFGAIMFLPLFLQGVIGVSATRSGNTMIPMMFAMMVTSILGGQLITKVSFRTMFVAGMAIMTAGFYLLSGMTVHTTQLGAIANIVILGIGMGLVMPTLTIAVQQAFPPEQRGVATSATQFFRSIGGTLGMTVLGVVMNHQSVKLLEQDFFPAVERVPGLSAGPFGSMLAKAQSDPQGLFNTLLSPDTLKHIPVQLQQILLPPLKTALADSLHSVFLVAMGIMVLGILVSLLMGQERVTNEAPKAVRRGIMKSESAVQADQ; translated from the coding sequence GTGAACACAGATTCCAGACGCAATATTTTAATTGTTGGATTACTTTTAGGCATGTTCTTTTCTTCCCTGGATCAAACCATTGTAGGCACCGCCATGCCCCGCATCATTGGTGAATTGGGTGGACTCAATATCTTAACTTGGGTGACAACTGCTTATATGCTTACTTCCACCACGGTGGTGCCCATCGCCGGAAAGTTGGCCGACTTGTATGGCCGCCGGGTGTTGTATGTGTTGGGCATCCTTATTTTCATGGGTGGTTCCGCCCTGTGCGGCACCAGCCAAAACATGACCGAGTTAATTCTTTACCGGGGCTTGCAGGGTTTAGGCGGCGGGATTATGATGCCAATGGCCATGACCATTGTGGGCGATGTGTTTCCGCCGGAAAAGCGGGGTAAATGGCAGGGTGTTATGGGAGCCTTGTTTGGTCTTTCTTCTATTATCGGGCCCTCCATCGGCGGTTGGTTTGTGGACTATGTTACCTGGCGCTGGGTATTTTATATTAACCTACCGGTGGGCCTGATTGCCGCTGTCACCATCTGGATAGGTCTGAAGGGCGAAAAGCGTCTACAGGATAAAGTAATAATTGACTACTGGGGCGTGTTAACCCTGGTGGTGGGCGTGGTTTCCCTGCTGCTGGGCTTAAGTTTAGGCGGCAAGGATTACCCCTGGGGCTCCTGGCAGATTTTAGGTCTGTTAGGCACCTCCCTGGTATTTTTAGTAGCTTTTGTGCTGGTGGAAAGAAAGGCCCCAGAGCCTATTTTAAGTTTGGGCTTGTTTAAAAACCGGGTGTTTGCCATTACCAATATAATTGGCTTTCTAATGGGCCTGGGTATGTTTGGGGCCATCATGTTCTTACCCTTGTTCTTGCAAGGTGTGATCGGGGTTAGTGCCACCAGATCCGGTAATACCATGATCCCCATGATGTTTGCCATGATGGTTACCAGTATCCTGGGTGGTCAACTAATTACTAAAGTAAGTTTTCGCACCATGTTTGTGGCGGGTATGGCCATTATGACCGCTGGTTTCTACCTATTAAGCGGCATGACCGTGCATACCACCCAACTGGGGGCCATTGCTAACATTGTCATCCTGGGTATAGGCATGGGCTTGGTGATGCCCACCTTGACCATTGCGGTGCAGCAGGCCTTTCCGCCGGAGCAGCGCGGGGTGGCCACCTCCGCTACCCAGTTTTTCCGCAGTATTGGCGGTACCTTGGGCATGACCGTACTGGGTGTGGTGATGAATCACCAGTCAGTTAAATTATTAGAGCAAGATTTCTTCCCGGCGGTAGAGCGGGTGCCGGGGCTTAGCGCCGGTCCCTTTGGCAGTATGCTGGCCAAGGCCCAAAGCGACCCGCAGGGCTTGTTCAATACGCTACTAAGCCCTGATACCCTAAAGCATATTCCGGTGCAGCTGCAGCAAATTTTACTGCCCCCCCTAAAAACTGCCCTGGCTGATTCGCTTCATTCAGTCTTTCTGGTGGCGATGGGGATTATGGTGCTGGGTATTTTGGTCAGCTTGCTGATGGGCCAGGAACGGGTTACTAATGAGGCACCAAAAGCAGTAAGACGTGGTATAATGAAAAGCGAGTCGGCCGTCCAGGCTGACCAGTAA
- a CDS encoding methionine ABC transporter permease, which translates to MLADQLAYLSTISPELIKATWETLYMTFVSVFFAMLLGVPLGVILVITDKGHIKENQVVYQVLGTIVNILRSYPFIILLLALVPFTRFVVGTTIGTTAAIVPLTVGAAPFVARMVESSLKEVDKGVVEASLAMGANTWQIILKVLLPEALPGIILGTTITTIMVIGYSAMAGVVGGGGLGDLAVRYGYMRFDTVVMVTTVIILIIMVQVIQSLGNFLAAKFNKQ; encoded by the coding sequence ATGTTAGCTGATCAATTGGCCTATTTATCCACCATATCTCCGGAATTAATTAAAGCCACCTGGGAAACCTTGTACATGACCTTTGTTTCGGTATTCTTTGCCATGTTGTTGGGGGTACCCCTGGGTGTCATCCTGGTGATCACCGACAAGGGGCATATTAAAGAAAACCAGGTGGTATATCAGGTGCTGGGAACCATCGTTAATATCCTGAGGTCTTATCCCTTCATTATCCTGCTGCTGGCCCTGGTACCCTTTACCCGGTTTGTGGTGGGCACCACCATCGGCACCACCGCTGCCATTGTACCTTTAACCGTAGGGGCCGCCCCCTTTGTAGCCCGCATGGTGGAATCTTCCCTGAAGGAAGTGGATAAGGGTGTGGTGGAAGCTTCCCTGGCTATGGGGGCCAACACCTGGCAAATTATTTTAAAGGTTCTGTTGCCTGAGGCTTTGCCCGGCATTATTTTAGGAACTACTATCACAACTATTATGGTCATTGGTTATTCGGCAATGGCCGGCGTAGTCGGAGGAGGTGGCCTGGGGGATCTGGCGGTTCGCTACGGTTACATGCGATTTGACACCGTAGTAATGGTAACCACTGTCATCATTCTAATTATCATGGTACAAGTGATTCAATCACTGGGCAATTTTCTCGCTGCCAAATTTAACAAACAATAG